TGCGACAGTCTATGGTGAACCAGAGATAATTCCAATTCCAGAAACAGCTAAAATTGGAGGAACTACGAATCCATATGGCACATCGAAATATTTTGTTGAAAAAATTCTAGAGGATGTTAGTTCCACGGGAAAACTGGATATAATTTGCTTGAGATATTTTAATCCTGTCGGTGCTCATTCTAGTGGTAAAATAGGTGAGGCTCCATCTGGTATCCCTAATAATCTTGTCCCTTATTTATTGGATGTTGCAAGTGGTAAACGTGATAAATTATTTATTTATGGCAATGATTACCCTACTAATGATGGAACAGGTGTAAGGGATTTTATTCATGTTGTTGACTTAGCGAAAGGTCATTTGGCTGCAATGAATTATTTAAGTATCAATTCGGGATATAATATCTTTAATCTTGGTACAGGAAAAGGTTATTCAGTGCTTGAATTAATCACTTCATTTGAAAAATTAACAAACATTAAGGTCAATAAATCTTTTATAGAGAGAAGGGCAGGGGATGTTGCGTCTTGTTGGGCTGATGCAGATAAAGCTAATTCTTTATTGGACTGGAAAGCCGAAGAAACTCTAGAACAGATGTTATTGGACTCGTGGCGTTGGAAAAAAAATTATCCAGACGGATTCTGAATAAAAAAGGTTTCAGTTTTATGAATCAATCAGAGCAGAGAAAAAAAATACTGGTTCTTACACCTCGCTTTCCCTACCCTGTCATTGGAGGGGATAGATTAAGAGTCTATATGTTATGTAAAGAACTTTCCAAAAAATATGATCTTATTCTTCTGAGCTTATGTGATCAACCACTAGAACTTGAAATAAATATAAATGACTCGGTCTTCAAAGAAATTCATCGTGTCTATCTACCAAAATATAAATCATATTATAATGTATTTAAAGCTTTGGTTACGCAAAAACCGTTGCAAATTGCTTATTATCAATCGGACACATTTAAGAATAAATACAATAAATTAATTAAACAATGCGATGCAGTATTTTGTCATCTGATAAGAGTTGCTGATTATGTTAAGGATACAGACAAGTTCAAAATTCTTGATATGACAGATGCAATATCTTTGAATTACAGTCGCGTTAAAAAATTAGCAAGTAAAAAAAGTTTGCGTGCAATTATTTATTCTCTGGAACAAAAAAGATTAGAATCATATGAGCGTTCTGTGGCGAATTTTTTTGATTTGACCACTTTTATTTCATCCGTAGACCGTGACTATCTCTACCCTAATCCGGGCAGTAATATCCATATAGTCAATAATGGGGTTGATACATCAGCCTTGAGATATATAAAAAGAGAAATAAAAATCGATAAGCCGGTGGAACTTATATTTATCGGAAATATGTATTCTTTACAAAATATGGATGCTGCAAAAAATTTTGCTAAGAATATTTTACCTTGCTTGTATGATGAGTTTAATATTATTTTTAAAGTGATTGGTAAGATCTCAGAAACTAATAAAAATATATTAAATTCATTTAAAAATACAATTGCTTTAGGTACTGTTGATGATATCAATTCTTCCGCTTCTACAGGGCATATAGGTATATGTCCTGTTCGTCTTGGAGCAGGCGTACAAAATAAAATTCTTGAATACATGGCTTTAGGTTTACCATGTATTACATCTAGCATTGGTTATGAAGGTATTAATGCAAAATCTGGTAGCGAAATTTTTGTTGCAGATACAGTAGAGCAATATAAAAACGTACTAAGAGAAATAATTTACGATTATAATCGTTATACTGAAGTGGCTGAAAATGCCCGTAGTTTTGTAGAAAATAATTTTTCTTGGGAATCAAAAGTTGCCAATTTAATGAATACATTAGATGAGAAATTATATGAACAATAATA
The nucleotide sequence above comes from Escherichia coli. Encoded proteins:
- a CDS encoding glycosyltransferase family 4 protein, whose product is MNQSEQRKKILVLTPRFPYPVIGGDRLRVYMLCKELSKKYDLILLSLCDQPLELEININDSVFKEIHRVYLPKYKSYYNVFKALVTQKPLQIAYYQSDTFKNKYNKLIKQCDAVFCHLIRVADYVKDTDKFKILDMTDAISLNYSRVKKLASKKSLRAIIYSLEQKRLESYERSVANFFDLTTFISSVDRDYLYPNPGSNIHIVNNGVDTSALRYIKREIKIDKPVELIFIGNMYSLQNMDAAKNFAKNILPCLYDEFNIIFKVIGKISETNKNILNSFKNTIALGTVDDINSSASTGHIGICPVRLGAGVQNKILEYMALGLPCITSSIGYEGINAKSGSEIFVADTVEQYKNVLREIIYDYNRYTEVAENARSFVENNFSWESKVANLMNTLDEKLYEQ
- the galE gene encoding UDP-glucose 4-epimerase GalE, translating into MNILVTGGAGYIGSHTAIELLNAGHEIIVLDNFSNASYKCIEKIKEITRRDFITITGDAGCRKTLSAIFEKHAIDIVIHFAGFKSVSESKSEPLKYYQNNVGVTITLLQVMEEYKIKKFIFSSSATVYGEPEIIPIPETAKIGGTTNPYGTSKYFVEKILEDVSSTGKLDIICLRYFNPVGAHSSGKIGEAPSGIPNNLVPYLLDVASGKRDKLFIYGNDYPTNDGTGVRDFIHVVDLAKGHLAAMNYLSINSGYNIFNLGTGKGYSVLELITSFEKLTNIKVNKSFIERRAGDVASCWADADKANSLLDWKAEETLEQMLLDSWRWKKNYPDGF